Sequence from the Candidatus Micrarchaeia archaeon genome:
GCCAGCCTTTCCCTTTTGTAATTGCAACAACGTCGATTATTTCTCCGGGCTTAAAAACGTCCTTTGCCCTGAGCTCCTTTCCTAAAAGAGTCTTAGCGAACGCGAGCTTGTCCTTCGCGGTCTTTCCGCCTAAAGCGAGCTCGAAGCGCTCAGGGTGCTTTTTGCCTATCAGGGTTCTGCTGGGCTGCGTGAACACCAAAAGCCGCACGTCGTCAAGTTCATCTTCCTTGAGTTCGGTCTTTTTCGTTTTCTTCATTCCAAGGAGCTTGAGCTTCGCCTCATCTGCCGAAAGCGTCTCTCCCAGGATTTTGCGCGCCTTGTAGCCGCGCACTCCGTAAACGTAAACCGGCGGGGCTTCGAGCACCGTGCCTGCGCCGACCAATTCCTGCCCTTTCGTGGTGGTGCCTGCCTGGTCCATATACGCAACCGTGGTCATTCCGACTTTGTAGCCCGCGAATCCGAGGACCCGGCTCTCCTCCCTGGAGGGCCAGAACATCTCGGCTACCTGGGTTTCCGCCCTTTTCCTGGGCCTGAAGCCACGCGAACCT
This genomic interval carries:
- a CDS encoding 50S ribosomal protein L3, with amino-acid sequence MDLHRPRKGSRGFRPRKRAETQVAEMFWPSREESRVLGFAGYKVGMTTVAYMDQAGTTTKGQELVGAGTVLEAPPVYVYGVRGYKARKILGETLSADEAKLKLLGMKKTKKTELKEDELDDVRLLVFTQPSRTLIGKKHPERFELALGGKTAKDKLAFAKTLLGKELRAKDVFKPGEIIDVVAITKGKGWQGTVKRFGTSIQRPKATGKRRHVGTLGQWHPAYVLYTAPQAGQTGYHKRTELNKHILKISENVDEINPSGGFPHYGFVKNDFVIVKGSVPGPTKRLVKMRVSARDNGPYQELKLTYLSNEPKQ